GTTCAGCTTCACCCACAGCGTTGCTGAGATGGTCACCTACACTCTGGCTGGAGGTTTCCAGGGAGCATATATTGCTCCGTTCGAGAACAGCTGATTTTATTGTTAGCTAGATGCTAGAAAAGTCTTCCTTATGTTATAGCTTCAACCATGTTCCGTGTTTTGTCCTTGAATTAATCCAGAACCAGCCTGTGCCCTCTTGAGGCAACGGCCCTTCAGATATTTCAATTCAAGAGAGCTGGCAAATCAACCTCTGTGGGCATTTCATTCAGTCTgcacaaagttttttttttttttaatatttgccaaCATTTAAAGATTGGAAAGTTTCATATAATAATCTAGATTTCTAGCTACTCTTTAAAATGTGGAGGATCTGGTAACCCTAGGTCTTCGTTCTCCCAAGTCAACAAATGGCTAGAGCTGAGGAGCAGCTGCCTCCTTGAGACCCCTTCCACCATTTGACCTGCTTCAGTGGTAGCCAGTACCTGCAGCTGTAAGGTATCTCTTACATCTGTTTTTCTCAGCTGTTTTCAGCCATTTCTCATGTGCCCTCCTTTGGATATTTTACAGTTGTGCCTTATGTTATTCAGTCAAGAACTAAACACAGGCCTTCAGATGTCAGGATACAGTGGACCAAATAGCATTTTTTCTTCATATGGACGTTACACTTCTATTAGTTCAACTTAAGTTTACATTACCTTTCTGGGAGGCAGGGGCAAGGATTCACATTGTTGACTTGCTGGGACCTTTGTGTCTAAAATTTTCAGTtctgggccagtcccatggccgagtggggCTGAGTGGTGAAAGTTCCCCATGCTCCCCTTCGTCAGCccggatttgccagtttggatccccagcacagacctgctccactcgtcagccatgttgtggaggcatcccacttacaaataatagaggaagattggcacagatgttagctcacagctaatcttcctcaggcgaaaaaaaagacgaagattggcaacagcggTTAGctcagtgaatcttcctcaccagaaataaaataaaatcttcagttCTTATTTTCATCAATACAATTAACTGAGTTGTCCATTTATGTCTTATTTACTGTTTAAAATCTAAATGCAGAACTTTCTTCTGTACGTCTTCTCTTTCATCATGTAGGTTAATGCTATGATTATATCCTGTCAAAATGTTTATAATTCTTATTCTGTCATTTAGTGTATTGTGAGCATTGTCTTCTACAAGTTTGATAAATGATCGTTGTGTGTCTAAATTCCGGTTACTGACTAAATGCTACCTGAGACCATTCTCTTAGTTGTCATGTTAacttattttacaggtgaagaaactaaatcgtagagaggttaagtaccttgttcaaggccacccagctggtgaatggcagagctggtattcaaacccaggtctttttAACTACCAGTGCcctcaggaaaaggaaatagccAGGGGAGGTGTGAGTAGGGCATTGTCGGCTTAGCTACTAAGAGTTACAagcagctgtgtgtctttggagtGTAGATAGCAAACCTCTAAATCTTGGAAGGACAGTGTGGTATTGGGCCCTGCTAGtcagtgtggtcctcagaccagcaatGTTGGTGTCACTTgtgagcttgttggaaatgcagtgTTCAAGCCCaaccccagacctactaaatcagagtctgcatttttagGAAGTGATTCATGGGAACGTTAagatttgagaagcactgccttaTATACTGTTTCCCAAACTTTAGTCATTTGTATACCACTTGTACAATTTTAGCTATATCTGCGTACTCCCTGTATGATTTAAAGTTTTTTGATtgattcatttaaattttgtcttttccatttgAAATAATGTCACTTAGAAAACTGCTGGAAAAGTAGAGAATTCCTGTATACTCTTCACCCAgatattctaaatattaatatcttatgtaaccacagtacaatgatcaaaatcagaatattaatatattatttaatcttaTTATCCAGTCTGCAGACCTCATTCCCATTTTGCCAGCTGTCTCACCATGCCCTGTGTCTAGACAGTATCCAGTCTAGGCTCACATGCTACATTTTGTCATGTCGTCTTAGTCTGTTTTAATCTGAGTTCATTGGTCTTTTTTATTCCCCATGAGCAGGacacagaagtgatgttgtgtcCTTCTTGGTCTATCAGGAGTTACAGGAAGTCAGTTTGTGCCACtactggtgatgttaattttgatcacttgGTTGAGGTGGTGGCTGTTAATTTTCTCCATATCaagttactgtttttctttttgtatttacaAGTATCTTGTGAggaaatactttgagactatgtaaataccTTGTTTCATATTCTTACTTTTACCCACTAACTGTAGCATCTATTGAAGATACTTGCCTGAAACAGTTTTTACtgtggtgattttctaattccatcattctttctacatttattaattggaattcagTTGCACGGAAGGAACCCTTGTtcctgatttatttaaaaaagttacaTGAATATGGACTCTTggattcttatttttgtcttgtgGATTGTTATTACGTATTTTCTTGCTCTGGTGATTCCAGATGTGGCTGTTGGGAGCCCTTTCAAATTGGCTCCTGAGGACTTTTGACATATCCCCataattttttgagcacttttctggagttaaataatattccagGCTTATCTCTTACTTTCTCTGCCTTAGCCCtggagtcagccatttctccaaggaacactggaaaatgctatttaaaaccCACAATCTGGGTATTAAATGTGTTCATTGGTACCACAGTGTCTTTGCTTCTACGCCCTCTCAGCACACAAAGCTAGCAATTCTGTGTATGGGTgtgaaaatatacacacacagctATACCTCTTTCTGTATCTGTCTCTATATATTAAAagccatgagttcatactgatgtttTCAGTTCCAGCTCAACAGGGTTCATTCTAGCCTTCcccttttccttatctgtaactCTTTTTCTGATAGCCAGAAATTTGGTTCTCTTTATCCCCAgtatatttacttatgtatttgCTCAATCTTAGAGTCTACAGAAAgtaatttcagaattgctatagCCCCATGGAGAACTAGACTACAATATTTATGTGTAGTTCTTTCTGAAATtgacttacttttaaaatttgtctttttatcattattgatGGAAAACCAACAGTTATCAATTAAACatataattactaaaataaaaagtgttcaTGTTCCTCACTTTGGAAACCGCCAGAATAGAATAGCATGATTTGCTCCACATGTTGATCCCACTTACCAGTtactgtgtggtcttgggcaagttatttaatttttctgaacttcagttttctcactgttGAAAATTTGCTTAATGCTGACTTTTGATGACTAGCTTCTTTGCATaagcaggaaaacaaagaacTCTACACTACCAAAGTGTACTAAGTTAATGTTATAGAAATGGTAGGCTGCAAGATCATTTTTAAGTGAGTAACTGAATTAGAGCTTGGCATTATTGACTTAAATTATGTCGATCATTAACTTATACACTTAAACCCAGGTACCCTCAGTGTTTACACATGTTAGAACTGCTCCAATATGAACACTTCCGCAAGGAGCTGGTGAATGCTCAATGTGCAAAATTTATTGATGAGCAGCAAATTCTGCACTGGCAGCACTATTCTCGGAAGCGGATGCGCCTGCAGCAAGCCCTGGCTGAGCAGCAACAGCAGAATAACACGtcaggaaaatgaaaagctgGATCCAGACCAGGCTGTTAAGACATGCATATATGCTTTTGTACAGTGAAGACAAAGAGACTCTTCCTACCTCCCTTGATTGTGGTAGCACCTAAACCTTTAGTGTACTATTTAATCCAACCAACTTTTTATTGTTAATAGATTATTTCTGGTAAACCAGAATTGTTCTGCTTTGATTTCCCTGTGGATTTGTAAGTTTTTATCAGTATTTAACACAATCAACTGAGCAAGAACAGAAATGTTAGGTGCTTTAGACCGATTTAAGGAGGCAGTTGGGGATGGGTCAAGGGGAGGGTCACCAGACATCCTGAACTCTAAGCCTAGCTCTGTTCCTCAGTACAGTGGGGTCTGGGGCAAGAGTCTCCTGGAACCTTCCTGTCCCTCAGATCACCTACCCCACCTCTCTTAGTGTAGAACAAGGGGAATGGAGTTAATGACCTCTTTAAATCAGAGAGCAGCAACTGCTTGAGGTTCTTAAATTCTTCAGGGGAGGAAGTCATTCTTGTATCAACCACCTGCTTTGCGAGAGAGCTTTAAGGAAGAATCATTGGTATGTCACTGAGCTAGTGAGGCAGGGGAAGGTGGGCGGTTAACTACTAATTGGACTCTTGACCTTAGTGTAGGACAAAGATGAGGAACCTCAAGTACTTGTGCTTATTTGGGAAAGCTAACATTTGTTTGGCAGATACCACAGACCAGGCACTATGTTAAGTGCTTGGTTGCATTGTCGTTTTATTATCAGAACAATCCTTGTTcataaaggaggaaactgaggtttagacaggttaagtaacttgcctacagttacacagctagtaagtggtaatCAGGGTGACTGACTCAATGGGCTGGAGTCCTTCCACCACTGAGTTATCCCGGCTCTGACCCCTGCCACCGGCCTCATCCCAGGTGGAGTGGAGCACCTCAGACAGCTGTGAAACAGACTGCCCGCATGAAGCACAGGTGGATTAGATGTATTGTGCTTTCCTCCAGTGGTTAGGTCAAGTTCCACCTTTTAAAGCCAAAGAAGGTGCTTTAGGATAACAGTTCATTATAAATTCATGGAATTAAGGTAAAAGACCCTAACTCCTTTAGGGATTTGGAAGCTGCCTATTGACTATTAGGGGTTTTTAGATATTTCTATCACCTCTAATACACATTCCTTTGTGCTATTACTGCCACTCCTGAAGACGTATTTTACCTGTATCTTAAAGCTCTCCATGTATTACAAGCAAACGAAGGGTTTGTGAGCATTTTAATAGAACTCTCTATTATGTAGACAGATACTAAATTTTTTTacaccatcatttatttatttgttgctatCATGAATTCAAAGCAACTCTGCAGTTTCTTTTATACTGGAGCAAATCAGGAAATCAAGACACAATTGCCATTGTCAAATCTTAATCTTCAGAGAACAACATCTCCACAAGGTTGGCCTGAAGACACTCAGATTCTACCAGTTTTTGAGGCTGTAAGGGAAGAACAGTCAGATCTTAACCTGCAGCTACAAAAACATTAGTAAGGGAATGAGTTCTGTCTTGAATGACACAAATCTTGGAAGAGAGAAATTATGCCATTCAGAAACTGTCAACTAGTTGTAACAAGTTTTATGAAATAGTTAAGATAATTACCTTAAGATGAATCATTAAAATACTTGGCTTCGTAAACTAAAACAGGAAACAGCAAGCCCAGAGCCATCCCCTGCCCTCAACTCTTCAATTTAAGCCCCAGGGCCGTGACTAAACTAGAGGAGGTGCCCTTTCTTTTCAACCAAAATTATGGATTAAATAGAAAACAACCATTGATGCCAGCATTTTAAGGAATTACGTGTTAAGCACCTTTCTTGAGCAGTGCTTACAGAATTTCAAAAGAAGAGTGGCTTTAGAAGAAGCATGAAAAAGAcctaatatttagatattttacattattaataGCTTATTGGGATTTGCCATAGGGATGGACAACCAGGTTGTATGTTTTTAATGTACTGTGAACAGCAATCTGATGTTTGGGATGAAATGTCAAAATCTTTGCAAATTTGAATTCGGAGCAAGTTAAAACAATTCTGACATGGTGAATTGTAGCCCCAACTCAGTTAAAGAAAGATACTCACTGTTCCATATTTAAGTAGTGTAGGCACTGcagttattttcagatttttcctgAAGTCATTATTCGGATCTTTCCaactattttgaaaagaaaaagtgatcatGAAAACATTTACTTGGTTTCTTACAGTTTGCTTAATATTTGATATATTCCTACATTTAATCTTTTAGTAATCATTGTTTTTgttgtaaacatttaaaagaacCTAGAGGACTATGACTTCTCTATTCCCCTGTGCAAAGTTTTGATATAAAGTGTGACtaaggtataaaataaatgtaaagacaaTTAAGTTCTGAACTAACACCAGGCCAAATTCATTGAATTACCCATACCTAATAGAAGTGGctgattatttgaatttttaatttgtatttaatatcTTCTAATTGCTTGACTTATCCGTCTGTACCTTAGGATGTGAAGCTAGTCCTGAGGCCCTTCCCGCCTATGTCTGCAAGAGTCTAGAGCATGTCTGGGAAATAGAGTATACATTGCCACTTACTAAGGTCTTTCTCCTACTTGGCAGTGGATGAACACACATCCTTCGCCAACATGCTTCAGCCCCTCTTGTACAACTggttcagctttaaaaaaagttgATAGAAAATAATTACACATCAACTCTATAATAAGTCACTGATAAACTGCATCGCCCTCCCCTCCCGTCCCCTCCGTCTTGATAAGAACTCACACTTTAACCTGCAGTTAACTAAGGAGATTAACGGAAGTCAGGAGTTCTTTCTGATTTGAGAGCCACTTTAAGGGTAAGGACCAAGTCCCAGTCCGCTGTACCCACGCCACAGCGCCAAGAACAATGAAAGgcttaaatatttgctgacttaTCGAAAGGAGACGGAGTCACGTCTCTTGTAAGACACTAATCATGCTGGGGCAGTGAAAAGTTTTAAAGGACCAGATTCCCAGATTACTGGGTGGAATGGTAGAAGAGCACTCTAGGCGGGGCAGGGAAGGACTTAACAGGAGAGAAGTGAACAGGACAGGAAAAGGAAGCACGATGACAGCTCAGATCGCCCCGCGGGTCTCCAGGAGCaagcctcctcctgcctcttttcAACCCGGCAGTTTGGCCAGAGCCTCGGCCTTCCTGCCCCTTCGTCTGGGCAGCAGTCCCCGAATCCCGCCTTACCCTGTACGCAGTCGGGGCACCAGCTTTTCCCTCCGGCGTCCTTAGAGCCGGTGAAGTAGGCGAAAATAGTTTTGCCCTTGTGCTGCTCCACAGCCCGGTTGAACTCCTCGAAGCCGGACACCCTCACCTCCTCGTACTGGGCCATCGGGAGAGCACGCCGCGCACCGCCAGAGGCGTCTTCGGGCTGCGCCGCCGCTGGGCGGGGTCCCACGTGGGGCGGGGCGAAGCTGCTTCCGGTTGGGGTAGGAGCTGGGCGGTGCCTCAAGGAGCCAGCGAGGCTCTGAGGTGCTACGGCAGCCTCTGACGGCCATAACTCATCCGCACCGTCTTTCTGCCCTCGCGTCTCAGGTCTTTCCGTGCTGGCTGCG
The sequence above is drawn from the Equus przewalskii isolate Varuska chromosome 10, EquPr2, whole genome shotgun sequence genome and encodes:
- the TXNDC17 gene encoding thioredoxin domain-containing protein 17 — its product is MAQYEEVRVSGFEEFNRAVEQHKGKTIFAYFTGSKDAGGKSWCPDCVQAEPVVQEGLKHVGEGCVFIHCQVGERPYWKDPNNDFRKNLKITAVPTLLKYGTPQKLVESECLQANLVEMLFSED